From Deltaproteobacteria bacterium, one genomic window encodes:
- the secE gene encoding preprotein translocase subunit SecE — MKKTKTKEKANPKVQVKGGKEVAKKVTKGQVVKLGGKKKKSSKLSEILQYWRQTKQFFNEAVIELKKVTWPGRKETLGATAVVIILVVFISVFLGIVDLGLSRLVSYIIG; from the coding sequence ATGAAGAAAACTAAGACCAAAGAAAAGGCCAACCCCAAAGTTCAGGTAAAAGGCGGCAAGGAGGTAGCTAAAAAGGTAACCAAAGGCCAGGTGGTTAAGCTGGGGGGCAAGAAAAAGAAGTCCTCCAAGTTATCGGAAATATTGCAATATTGGCGTCAGACCAAGCAATTTTTCAATGAAGCCGTTATCGAATTAAAAAAGGTGACCTGGCCGGGGCGCAAGGAGACTCTGGGGGCGACCGCGGTAGTGATCATTTTGGTGGTTTTTATCTCAGTCTTTTTAGGGATTGTCGATCTGGGGTTATCTAGGTTAGTCAGCTACATCATTGGATGA
- the rpmG gene encoding 50S ribosomal protein L33, with protein MRDNIILACTTCKRRNYTSTKNKRRTPNRLEFKKYCPYCRTHTLHRETK; from the coding sequence ATGCGCGATAATATAATTTTAGCCTGTACAACCTGCAAACGACGGAATTATACGTCTACCAAAAATAAACGCCGGACTCCGAATCGCTTGGAGTTCAAGAAGTACTGTCCGTATTGTCGGACCCATACGCTCCATCGGGAAACCAAGTAA
- a CDS encoding 50S ribosomal protein L1 codes for MSKRGKKYQTVRSKVDKTLKYNFPEGLQLALETAYARFDETVDVAVRLGVNPRHADQMVRGAVVLPNGVGKQVRVLVFAKGEKEKEALEAGADYVGAEELIEKIKGGWLEFDKAVATPDLMGQVGKIGKILGPRGLMPNVKVGTVTFEVGRAVQELKAGKIDFRVDKAGVVHAPMGKVSFGVESLLQNLASFFETLIRLKPPTSKGAYLRGIALSTTMGPGIRIDPLEVKNLLRMASA; via the coding sequence ATGTCTAAGAGAGGGAAAAAATATCAAACCGTCCGTAGCAAAGTCGATAAGACCCTGAAGTATAATTTCCCTGAGGGTCTGCAACTGGCGCTGGAAACCGCTTATGCCCGTTTTGACGAAACTGTGGATGTGGCCGTCCGTTTAGGGGTTAATCCTCGCCACGCCGACCAGATGGTCCGGGGCGCGGTGGTTTTACCTAACGGGGTTGGCAAGCAGGTGCGGGTCTTGGTTTTTGCCAAAGGCGAGAAAGAAAAAGAAGCCCTGGAAGCCGGGGCCGATTACGTCGGCGCTGAAGAGCTGATCGAGAAGATCAAGGGCGGCTGGCTCGAATTCGATAAGGCGGTGGCTACCCCGGATCTGATGGGTCAGGTGGGCAAGATCGGCAAAATCTTGGGTCCCCGGGGGTTGATGCCCAACGTCAAGGTCGGCACCGTCACCTTTGAGGTCGGACGGGCAGTCCAGGAACTTAAGGCGGGGAAAATTGATTTCCGGGTTGACAAAGCTGGGGTGGTTCATGCCCCCATGGGCAAGGTCTCCTTTGGAGTAGAGAGCCTGTTGCAAAACCTGGCCAGTTTTTTTGAAACCTTAATCCGCTTAAAACCGCCGACCAGTAAAGGTGCCTACCTCAGGGGAATAGCGTTGTCAACCACTATGGGGCCGGGAATTCGGATCGATCCGTTGGAGGTCAAAAATCTATTGAGAATGGCTTCCGCCTAA
- a CDS encoding 50S ribosomal protein L10, with product MQRTEKSRVVEALHEKLKQAEFNVLTDFKGLKVAEMTNLRREIKEAGGELIVVKNTLLQRAAVETESARLEEFFVGPTAVALGFDNPLNLAKVLSKFAKDKPEFKLKAGVLRHTVLSGQDIADLSKLPGREVLLSQLLAALQGIPTSLVNVLSGVIRQLLYTLQAIEAQKNASGD from the coding sequence GTGCAAAGAACGGAAAAAAGCAGGGTGGTCGAGGCCCTGCATGAAAAATTAAAACAGGCTGAGTTCAACGTGCTCACCGATTTCAAGGGTCTCAAAGTGGCCGAGATGACCAACTTGCGCCGGGAGATTAAGGAAGCCGGGGGCGAATTGATCGTGGTGAAAAACACCCTTCTCCAAAGAGCAGCAGTGGAGACGGAGTCGGCCCGCCTGGAGGAGTTTTTTGTCGGCCCCACCGCGGTGGCCTTGGGATTTGACAATCCGCTGAACCTGGCCAAGGTCTTGAGCAAATTTGCCAAGGACAAGCCGGAATTCAAATTAAAGGCCGGGGTCTTGCGGCACACGGTGCTTTCAGGGCAGGATATTGCGGATCTCTCCAAGTTGCCTGGCCGAGAGGTGCTGCTGAGTCAACTGCTGGCTGCCCTGCAAGGCATACCCACCTCTCTGGTAAATGTCCTGAGCGGCGTTATCCGTCAGTTGCTTTATACTTTGCAAGCGATTGAGGCGCAAAAGAACGCCTCCGGTGACTAG
- the rplK gene encoding 50S ribosomal protein L11 — translation MAKKVVAQIKLQIPAGQANPSPPIGPALGQHGVNIMEFCKSYNARTQGQEGTIVPVVITVFADRSFSFVTKTPPASVLLKKVAQIASGAKEAGREKVAQVSWQQVEEIARQKMPDLNTTDFEAAKRSIAGTARSMGIEII, via the coding sequence ATGGCAAAAAAAGTGGTGGCCCAGATCAAGTTACAGATTCCCGCTGGCCAGGCCAATCCGTCACCCCCGATCGGGCCGGCGTTGGGGCAGCATGGCGTCAATATCATGGAGTTTTGTAAAAGCTATAATGCCCGCACTCAAGGCCAGGAAGGAACGATTGTCCCGGTAGTGATCACGGTCTTTGCCGACCGGTCCTTTAGCTTTGTCACCAAAACGCCGCCGGCGTCGGTATTGCTCAAAAAGGTGGCGCAGATCGCCTCCGGGGCCAAAGAAGCCGGTCGGGAAAAAGTGGCACAGGTGAGTTGGCAACAGGTGGAGGAGATTGCGCGTCAGAAAATGCCAGACCTCAACACCACCGATTTTGAGGCCGCCAAGCGTTCCATTGCTGGGACGGCGCGTAGCATGGGAATCGAGATCATCTGA
- the nusG gene encoding transcription termination/antitermination protein NusG gives MTQKWYIVHTYSGFEKQVKQSLEERARVQGMENLITEILVPTEQVEEIVKGEKRISSRKFYPGYIMVRMELNDDTWHLVNDTPKVTGFLGSRTEPVAIADAEAEKILTQMREGALKPKPKVKFEVGDKVRVIEGPFSNFSGLVDEVKAEKGRVRVMISVFGRSTPVEFEFFQLEKI, from the coding sequence GTGACGCAGAAATGGTATATTGTTCATACCTATTCCGGTTTTGAAAAGCAGGTCAAGCAGTCGCTGGAAGAACGGGCCCGGGTTCAGGGGATGGAAAACCTGATCACCGAGATATTAGTGCCCACCGAACAGGTAGAAGAAATTGTCAAAGGGGAGAAGCGCATCTCCTCGCGCAAATTTTACCCAGGTTATATTATGGTCCGGATGGAGCTCAATGACGACACCTGGCATCTGGTGAATGATACTCCCAAGGTAACCGGGTTTCTGGGTAGCCGCACGGAACCGGTGGCCATTGCCGATGCCGAGGCCGAAAAGATCCTGACTCAGATGCGGGAGGGAGCACTCAAGCCCAAACCCAAGGTAAAGTTCGAGGTCGGGGATAAAGTCCGGGTCATAGAGGGGCCGTTCAGTAATTTCAGTGGCCTGGTAGATGAGGTAAAGGCCGAAAAGGGCCGGGTGCGGGTGATGATCAGCGTCTTTGGCCGCTCCACCCCGGTAGAATTTGAATTTTTCCAGCTGGAGAAGATATAA
- the rplL gene encoding 50S ribosomal protein L7/L12 — MEKITKAEVIDFIANMTVLELSQLVKELEEKFGVTAAAPVAMAAAVPGAVEAAPVAEEQTEFDVVLTEVGPNKIPVIKEVRAITSLGLKEAKEAVENVPTTLKEGISKAEAEEIKKKLEEQGATVEIK, encoded by the coding sequence ATGGAAAAAATAACCAAAGCCGAGGTGATTGATTTTATCGCCAATATGACGGTTTTGGAATTATCCCAGCTGGTCAAAGAGCTGGAGGAGAAGTTTGGAGTCACCGCCGCGGCCCCGGTAGCTATGGCGGCTGCCGTCCCCGGCGCGGTAGAGGCGGCTCCAGTAGCCGAAGAACAGACAGAATTTGACGTGGTGCTGACCGAAGTGGGGCCCAACAAGATTCCGGTCATCAAGGAAGTCCGGGCCATTACCAGCCTAGGGCTTAAAGAGGCCAAGGAGGCGGTGGAAAATGTTCCCACCACCCTGAAAGAGGGTATTTCTAAAGCGGAAGCGGAAGAAATCAAGAAAAAATTGGAGGAACAGGGGGCTACGGTCGAGATCAAGTAG